Within the candidate division WOR-3 bacterium genome, the region TTGTTCTTACACATAAAGATATAGGTAAGGAGTAACTAATTCTTTTTCCTTGGTTTCCTCCTATATCTGAACCGATGCCAAGATATAGGTATGAATCTTTTGGATTTTAAAGAAAATAAAGATTTAATCATCAATATTTTCGTCACTGGCAAATGCAATGCCCAATGCCGGGAATGCATCAATCAAACAATCACCCAAAATTCGGGATTGAAGGTAGAAGAATTAGAAATCAATATTGAACGCGATTTAAAAATCATTGAGGAAATATTGCGAAGAAATACCGACATGCCGGCAACGATCTGTTTTTACGGTGGAGAACCCCTTCTTGAACCACATCGTTTTGTGCCGATAATTGGAAATTTGAGGAAAAGCGAAGATAATACCCGGGTCAAATTTATGGTTTATACCAATGGAGAATTTCTTGCTCAATTTTTTAAAGAATATCCAGAGATTGCAAGAAATATCTGGATGTATGCAGTATCTATTGATGGTGATGAAGAACAGCACAATCGGGTAAGGATTGGAACCGATCTCAAGCGAATCAGGGAAAACCTCCTATTTGTGAAAGATTTATATCGCGGGAATATATTGATGTGGTCAACCTTACGTGAGGAACAGTCATTGGGAAAATGCTTTGATGAATTTATGAGTTTGTATAGAAAAGGACTCGTTCATCATTTTTTCTGGCACTGGCTTGAAACACGCGAGGACTTTAAAAATTTTTCTGAATATTATAAAAATTATACAAACGATTTAAAAATAATAATTGATGAATATATAAAAAATTTGAACGATGGAATTTTACTACCCATTGCCCATATCAATGAATTGATTTTATATCTTATTACCGGAAAACACCGGAATCATACGGCCTGCGGTGCTGAATTAAATACGAATTACGACCTGGTTGGAGGTGAAATTCTTGCCTGCGTCGACCTCCCATTTGAAATGGGAAAAAGTTTGAAACAAAATCCAGAAAAACTTTTATCTCTGAAAAAAATCCTTGGGTGTTATCACTGCGAAATTCATTTTTATTGCGGTGGTCGATGTCCTATCCAAATTCTTTTCGGAACAAAATTGAGGACAAAGCAATACTGTGAGTTATTAAAAGCACATGTTCAAACTGTAAAAGAGAGATTGCCAGAAATAAAAGAAGTCCTTCTAAATAAAAAAATTACACTTCAGGATATTTACGATCGTTCAGCGTTTATCGTCCGCTATACCGATGTGACACCATAATTCATACTTTTTGAAGTAACCTTAAGAAGTTTTTATAAAATATTTTTTCAATTGCGATCTTTTTATAACCAGATTTCCATAGTTCGTTGGCAATTTCCACATAGCCTTCGGGACATTGCCATATCGGATCAGTTATCCCATCAAAATCGCTGCCCAATCCAGCACTATCAACTCCAAAGTTTTCACATAGGTATTTTAGATGGTCGATTACCGAATAATGCCCAAGATGTTTCTGGGAAAAGTTAATCCCGACTATACCCCCTCTTTTGACAATTGCCCTTATCGCCTGGTCATCTATATTTCTGATAAATGGATTTAACTTCCGCATGCAGGAATGGGAGGCAATTACCGGATTTTCACTGATTTCACAAACCTCTAACACCGTTCGGGTTGAGGCGTGGGAAAGATCGATTATTACTTCGTAGTATCTAAGCATTTTAACAAACTCCCTACCCTTTCTGGTCAATCCCTTCTTGTCATCGTCAAATGCAGCATGGGCCAATTGGTTGGAATTATTCCAGGTGATTGTAAACACCCGCACCCCAAGTTCATAAAAGGTTTCAAACTGCGTAAAGTTCTTATCGAAGATGTGGCCACCCTCAACACCTAATATTATATTAGTTCTTTTGATATCAAAGTTATTAAGACTACCGAGGATGTTTATTTCGTTTTTATTTCTCAAATAATTTATCGTGTTCAAGACGAGTTTTAATCCCAAATCAAATGGCTCTTTCACTTGGGGATAAACAAAATGGGCGAATATTGCTCCACAAAAAACTGCTGGATTTAAATAGCTGGGGCGGATATGTCTGAATTTCTTCTTTTTTATATTCAATGGGGTATCACAATGGAGATCAAAGACCGGGATATTCATTTTTTCAGTCGCAAGGAATCAAAAACAGTCCCATTGGGCTTTATCGCCTG harbors:
- a CDS encoding 4Fe-4S cluster-binding domain-containing protein, producing MNLLDFKENKDLIINIFVTGKCNAQCRECINQTITQNSGLKVEELEINIERDLKIIEEILRRNTDMPATICFYGGEPLLEPHRFVPIIGNLRKSEDNTRVKFMVYTNGEFLAQFFKEYPEIARNIWMYAVSIDGDEEQHNRVRIGTDLKRIRENLLFVKDLYRGNILMWSTLREEQSLGKCFDEFMSLYRKGLVHHFFWHWLETREDFKNFSEYYKNYTNDLKIIIDEYIKNLNDGILLPIAHINELILYLITGKHRNHTACGAELNTNYDLVGGEILACVDLPFEMGKSLKQNPEKLLSLKKILGCYHCEIHFYCGGRCPIQILFGTKLRTKQYCELLKAHVQTVKERLPEIKEVLLNKKITLQDIYDRSAFIVRYTDVTP
- a CDS encoding membrane dipeptidase, encoding MNIPVFDLHCDTPLNIKKKKFRHIRPSYLNPAVFCGAIFAHFVYPQVKEPFDLGLKLVLNTINYLRNKNEINILGSLNNFDIKRTNIILGVEGGHIFDKNFTQFETFYELGVRVFTITWNNSNQLAHAAFDDDKKGLTRKGREFVKMLRYYEVIIDLSHASTRTVLEVCEISENPVIASHSCMRKLNPFIRNIDDQAIRAIVKRGGIVGINFSQKHLGHYSVIDHLKYLCENFGVDSAGLGSDFDGITDPIWQCPEGYVEIANELWKSGYKKIAIEKIFYKNFLRLLQKV